A part of Lacibacter sp. H407 genomic DNA contains:
- a CDS encoding tetratricopeptide repeat protein yields MSCFKTQLLRICIVSSFALLCLCSLNAQSKSFNVDEVAKLLNDPSKKGGFSAESLGLKIFKSGNADSVLSALEEKMETHAAWSYFYMIKSTVVYLEGLKADSNNHEPKLNPLVKPKAMELFAKAMQEAYLTGDDRFIAQTSIVYGLRCYAMKELELAVTYALNGLELNEKLNIENSPPNHMVVGEILYKIREYKESVKHSLKAYTIWEQRNATNEKKRMMWSCNTAALGYHRLQQYDSAFIWYRKAMELADELKLEVWQGIISGNMGQVYYQQKKYDSALVLLLTDYRISTKEELFDNAANSLQWAARTQVQLGNKSTALKQLREAMALLKNNPDVHYLRNALYTATEVFKALGEYDSAFYYNAKHAALNDSLERVIALSGIAVSKARANDEKNRYSIQSLQKEKEKQVLLRNILIAAIVLLGIVGFLAITRQRLKAKLQVERMEQDKQRIQLEISSAREQLTMFTENIVEKTSLIEKLEEQVKDKSLSTEKQLLITELSQQTILTEDDWLKFKSLFEKIYPSFFQKLKENSADITVAEQRMAALTRMQLTSKQMAAMLGISVDSVHKTRQRLRQRLQLSSDINLDEYIAGI; encoded by the coding sequence ATGAGTTGTTTCAAAACCCAATTACTCCGCATCTGCATTGTCAGTTCATTTGCACTGCTTTGTTTGTGTTCGTTGAATGCACAATCAAAGAGTTTTAACGTAGATGAAGTAGCAAAGCTGTTAAACGATCCCTCAAAAAAAGGTGGGTTTTCGGCAGAATCATTAGGCTTGAAAATTTTTAAAAGCGGGAATGCAGATTCGGTTTTGTCGGCCTTAGAAGAAAAAATGGAAACGCATGCCGCCTGGTCCTATTTCTACATGATCAAATCCACAGTTGTTTATCTCGAAGGGCTTAAAGCCGATTCAAATAATCACGAACCAAAACTCAATCCGCTAGTAAAACCAAAAGCCATGGAACTGTTTGCAAAAGCAATGCAGGAAGCCTATTTAACCGGAGATGATCGGTTTATTGCACAAACAAGTATTGTTTACGGACTCAGGTGCTATGCTATGAAAGAACTTGAACTTGCCGTAACCTATGCTTTGAATGGGTTGGAACTGAATGAGAAACTTAACATCGAAAACAGCCCCCCGAATCATATGGTGGTTGGTGAAATTCTATATAAGATCAGGGAATACAAAGAAAGTGTGAAGCATAGTCTGAAGGCTTATACGATATGGGAACAGCGAAATGCGACGAATGAAAAAAAACGAATGATGTGGAGCTGTAATACGGCAGCGCTTGGTTATCACCGCCTGCAGCAATACGATTCAGCTTTTATCTGGTACAGGAAAGCGATGGAATTGGCAGATGAATTAAAGCTGGAAGTATGGCAAGGAATCATCAGCGGAAATATGGGACAGGTTTATTATCAGCAAAAAAAATATGACTCAGCACTCGTTTTGCTGTTAACCGATTACCGGATCAGTACAAAAGAGGAATTGTTTGATAATGCAGCTAATTCTTTGCAATGGGCAGCACGCACACAAGTACAATTAGGGAATAAATCAACGGCGTTAAAACAGTTGCGGGAAGCGATGGCACTACTGAAAAACAATCCCGATGTACATTATTTGAGAAATGCATTATACACCGCAACAGAAGTATTTAAAGCATTAGGCGAGTACGACAGTGCTTTTTATTATAATGCAAAACATGCTGCGCTGAACGATTCACTGGAAAGAGTGATTGCATTAAGTGGTATCGCTGTTTCCAAAGCAAGGGCCAACGATGAAAAAAACAGGTACAGTATCCAATCTTTACAAAAGGAAAAAGAGAAACAGGTACTGCTGCGTAATATATTAATTGCTGCCATTGTGCTCTTGGGTATTGTTGGATTCCTTGCAATTACAAGACAGCGATTGAAAGCAAAATTACAGGTCGAGCGAATGGAACAGGATAAACAACGCATTCAACTGGAGATTTCATCAGCCCGTGAGCAGCTCACTATGTTTACTGAAAACATTGTGGAGAAAACCAGCCTTATTGAAAAGCTGGAAGAACAGGTAAAGGATAAGAGCTTATCCACCGAAAAGCAATTGCTGATTACCGAACTCAGCCAACAAACCATATTAACTGAAGATGATTGGTTGAAATTTAAATCGCTCTTCGAAAAAATTTATCCGTCCTTCTTCCAGAAACTGAAAGAGAATTCGGCTGATATAACAGTGGCCGAGCAACGCATGGCGGCTCTTACACGAATGCAGTTAACCAGCAAACAAATGGCGGCCATGTTAGGCATTTCGGTTGACAGTGTACACAAAACAAGGCAGCGGTTGAGGCAACGTCTTCAACTAAGCTCCGATATCAATCTCGACGAATACATTGCAGGCATTTAA
- a CDS encoding Ig-like domain-containing protein → MLLLLGSSIAAFAGLYAKKGTNLSQFTVIKSLFSKTAVPAYADSIVQLKATNITATQATLSWAKSAIAEKYTATVYRKGLKVKSISTSANTTTVTALDAGTTYTWKVTGALSNSTSSTATFTTLAGGEAVEGEGPEGQFLILDPEIGGGGGGGGGGGCTALTWYLDADGDGYWKEGTGSVSKCTSPGAGYRSSGLIAGGDCNDGNSAVYPNAPEIPSDNIDNNCNGQNDETDAVFTFYRDADGDGKGNPAISTTATTTIAPAGYVANALDCNDNDATNSTIRYVNAGVAANGNGTSWGNAYKYLQDALNDDLGCVTEIWVAKGTYYPDEGTGIIDNDRTASFKLLKDVSIYGGFVGTETSLNQRFWESNPTILNGDLNRNDASNFTNMSENSHHVINGGDAGVTGSSKLDGFIIRGGSAFVSTVYEPNNLGGGMYILEATPFIVNCKFINNRAYYGGGVYLGPPDAASGRGAVFLNCEFDGNMAIADGGGVYSKDSYNIFYNSKFLNNKASIGGALMLSEDRNIPLGTPYGMQLVNCLLYKNEATNGGAVFNTGSYLYVINSTFNGNRATQKGGALYLTGNCEAVNSIFWENAAGEEGPEIFYWITDGIIKVTYSIVQTGFFGTGNLKTDPQFVNAAAGDLRLSSSSPAINAGSDELYQEGVIYSLDLDSKPRKFGVIDMGAYELQVQVQPCPSISSITTSPTPASCQGTNVTLTASGLMGMGATYGITFKYFNEQTTDPYTGGTVIASLANSSLTDNGTVATTSTSALPSGNGFIYAVLSPVPANTECRPAQMVNVTINTLSTPPTSITGTTTICSGQSTTLTLSGGTAGTAATAQWFAGSCGSTLIGTGNSITVSPTGNTTYFVRYSGTCNTTTCASVAVTVQSLSIAPTSITGTTTICSGASTTLTLSGGTAGTGAIAEWFSGSCGGTLIGTGNSITVSPTGNTTYFVRYSGTCNTTTCASVAVTVQTLSTAPTGITGTTTICSGGNTTLTISGGTAGTGAIAQWFSGSCGSTLIGTGNSITVSPTGNTTYFVRYSGICNTTTCASVTVTVQALSTAPTGITGTNTICSGGSTTLTISGGTAGTGAIVEWFAGSCEGTPIQTGTNSINVSPAATTTYYARYKGSCNTTECAMRTVTVNTLSVAPTGATGNLVICSGESTTLTAAGGFAGTGATAEWFTGACGGTPIGTGNSITVSPTGTTTYYVRYAGICNVTTCATITVIVKSLSTAPTINGTNIICIGGSTTLTASGGIRGTGSIVEWFAGSCGGTPIQTGTNAITVSPVTTTTYYARYKGDCNTTECAMRTVTVNTLSVAPTGASGNLIICADESTTLTIAGGTAGTGATAQWFAGSCASTLIGTGNSITVSPTGTTSYFVRYAGICNTTTCASVTVTVNTAASIVGPGNLNVANAAGQCGAAVTYSSTITGNPAPVVTYQFSGATNGSGPGTGSGSFFNVGTTDVLLVAENDCGVSRSTFSVTVADSEPPTVNTQSAIVYLNAAGTASVTVAQIDNGSTDNCGIATRTLDISSFTCANVGANTVTLTVKDVNGNEASATATITVVDDIKPTVKTQSVTVYLDANGNANVTAAQVDNGSTDNCAIATRVLNITSFTCANVGANTVTLTVKDVNGNEASATATVTVVDNIAPTISSVKASPSSLWPPNHKMKAVTVTTVSTDNCGTPDCKIISVSSNEPQEGTGDDDVAGDWQITSNNTVNLRAERSGSGNGRIYTITVECKDASGNPTQSTTNVIVAHNITAPMSGSSYKIGSTVSFAGTFWDVPGNKHTARWVIDNSTVTGRVTAEPSGLKNGTVTGSYKFSTAGVYKLKMEIIDQNGNVSYANTNGDMDAIVVIYDPNGGYAFGGGKFYSEAGAQTANPSAKGMVSYGFQSNYFKTATYPKGETQLEFKVGDFEFNALNYEYLAISGAKAQFRGSGKITNGQSGVSFIMTVVDGELNGTGIDKIRMKIFNKNTGEVFYDNQPGASDDIDPITVVKAGSVVTIVNPDATSGGGSTGGGGKPTKREGEFTTETFEVITAPNPSDSYFTLTVKSSNTTDRILVRVMDELGRVVEQKENVMSGTTIRFGDRYIPGMYFIMVQQGKNSKAVKLIRR, encoded by the coding sequence ATGCTACTGCTTCTTGGCAGTAGTATTGCAGCCTTTGCCGGGCTGTATGCGAAAAAGGGAACCAACCTTTCGCAGTTTACCGTTATCAAAAGCCTGTTCAGCAAAACAGCTGTTCCGGCGTATGCAGATTCAATTGTGCAGTTAAAAGCAACGAATATTACAGCTACGCAGGCAACACTCAGTTGGGCAAAATCTGCAATTGCTGAAAAGTATACAGCAACAGTATACAGGAAGGGATTGAAGGTGAAAAGTATAAGCACTTCTGCCAACACAACAACTGTTACCGCACTTGATGCCGGTACAACCTATACCTGGAAGGTAACCGGTGCTTTGAGTAACAGTACATCTTCAACCGCCACATTTACGACACTTGCTGGAGGAGAAGCGGTTGAGGGCGAAGGGCCGGAAGGTCAGTTTCTGATTTTAGATCCTGAAATTGGAGGCGGTGGAGGTGGAGGTGGTGGAGGTGGGTGCACTGCTCTAACCTGGTACCTCGATGCTGATGGGGATGGATACTGGAAGGAAGGTACGGGATCTGTTAGCAAATGTACTTCACCTGGTGCAGGCTATAGAAGCAGCGGCCTGATAGCAGGTGGCGATTGCAATGATGGAAATAGTGCTGTATATCCCAATGCACCAGAAATTCCTAGCGATAATATAGACAATAACTGTAACGGACAAAACGATGAGACTGATGCCGTTTTTACTTTTTACCGGGATGCAGATGGAGATGGTAAAGGCAATCCTGCTATTTCAACAACAGCCACTACAACCATAGCACCCGCTGGATATGTGGCCAATGCGCTTGATTGCAACGATAATGATGCAACAAATAGTACCATCCGTTATGTAAATGCTGGTGTGGCTGCCAATGGTAATGGTACAAGTTGGGGCAATGCCTATAAATATCTACAAGATGCATTGAACGATGATCTAGGCTGCGTAACCGAGATTTGGGTAGCGAAAGGCACTTATTATCCGGATGAAGGAACAGGTATCATTGATAATGATAGAACAGCATCCTTTAAACTATTAAAAGATGTCTCTATATATGGAGGTTTTGTAGGAACAGAAACCAGTTTAAATCAGCGCTTTTGGGAAAGTAATCCAACTATTCTAAATGGAGATTTAAACAGAAACGACGCATCCAATTTTACAAACATGTCTGAAAATTCTCATCATGTTATAAATGGAGGTGATGCTGGTGTAACAGGGAGTAGTAAGTTAGATGGATTTATTATACGAGGGGGGAGCGCTTTCGTATCCACAGTCTATGAGCCAAATAATTTGGGCGGTGGTATGTATATTTTGGAAGCTACACCCTTCATTGTGAATTGCAAGTTTATAAATAACAGGGCTTATTACGGTGGGGGAGTTTATCTGGGACCCCCTGATGCGGCTTCAGGTCGTGGTGCTGTTTTTTTAAATTGTGAATTTGATGGAAATATGGCTATTGCAGACGGAGGAGGTGTTTACAGCAAAGATTCATACAACATTTTTTATAACTCCAAGTTTTTGAATAACAAGGCTTCTATCGGAGGGGCATTAATGCTCTCAGAAGATAGAAATATTCCATTAGGTACTCCTTATGGAATGCAATTGGTGAACTGCCTTCTATACAAAAACGAGGCAACCAACGGTGGCGCAGTTTTCAATACAGGGTCCTACTTATATGTTATTAATTCAACTTTTAATGGTAATCGTGCAACTCAAAAAGGAGGAGCCTTATATTTAACGGGCAACTGTGAGGCTGTTAACTCTATTTTTTGGGAGAACGCTGCAGGAGAGGAAGGCCCCGAAATTTTCTATTGGATAACAGATGGAATAATTAAAGTGACTTACTCCATTGTTCAAACAGGATTTTTCGGTACAGGTAATCTTAAAACCGATCCTCAATTTGTCAACGCTGCTGCCGGAGATCTCCGCTTATCATCAAGTTCACCTGCAATTAATGCTGGCAGTGATGAATTATACCAGGAGGGTGTTATTTATTCACTCGACTTGGATTCTAAGCCACGCAAGTTTGGTGTTATTGATATGGGGGCCTATGAACTACAGGTACAGGTTCAACCATGTCCTTCCATTTCTTCAATCACTACAAGCCCCACACCTGCATCCTGCCAAGGCACTAATGTTACGCTCACAGCTTCGGGCTTAATGGGTATGGGTGCTACTTATGGTATTACATTTAAATACTTTAATGAACAAACGACTGATCCCTATACAGGCGGGACAGTGATAGCCTCTTTGGCAAACAGTAGTTTGACAGACAATGGCACAGTGGCAACTACTTCCACATCTGCGCTACCATCTGGCAACGGGTTCATCTACGCAGTGTTATCGCCTGTGCCGGCAAATACTGAATGCAGACCTGCGCAAATGGTCAATGTCACGATAAATACCTTATCAACACCGCCCACAAGTATAACCGGCACAACCACGATTTGCAGCGGTCAAAGTACTACGCTGACACTTTCGGGTGGAACAGCGGGAACTGCTGCTACAGCACAATGGTTTGCAGGTTCATGCGGAAGCACGCTTATTGGAACGGGTAACAGCATTACTGTTTCGCCAACAGGCAACACGACCTATTTTGTAAGATATAGTGGAACATGTAATACCACCACCTGTGCATCGGTAGCGGTAACGGTTCAAAGTTTATCAATAGCGCCCACAAGTATAACCGGTACAACTACAATTTGTAGTGGTGCAAGTACTACGCTGACGCTTTCAGGTGGAACAGCGGGTACTGGTGCAATAGCAGAATGGTTTAGCGGTTCATGCGGAGGCACGCTTATTGGAACGGGTAACAGCATTACTGTTTCACCAACAGGCAACACTACCTATTTTGTAAGATATAGTGGAACATGTAATACCACCACTTGTGCATCCGTTGCGGTAACAGTCCAAACCTTATCAACAGCGCCCACCGGTATTACCGGCACTACTACGATATGCAGCGGTGGAAATACTACGCTGACGATTTCGGGCGGAACAGCGGGTACTGGTGCAATAGCCCAATGGTTTAGCGGTTCATGCGGAAGCACGCTTATTGGAACTGGTAACAGCATTACTGTTTCGCCAACGGGCAACACTACCTATTTTGTAAGATATAGTGGAATATGTAATACCACCACCTGTGCATCAGTAACAGTAACAGTTCAAGCCTTATCAACAGCGCCAACAGGTATTACCGGCACAAACACGATTTGCAGTGGCGGAAGTACCACATTAACGATTTCGGGTGGAACAGCGGGTACGGGTGCAATAGTAGAATGGTTTGCCGGCTCATGTGAGGGCACGCCTATACAAACAGGAACAAATTCGATTAATGTATCTCCTGCTGCTACAACCACATATTATGCACGGTATAAAGGCAGTTGCAATACAACAGAGTGTGCAATGCGAACAGTCACGGTTAACACGTTATCCGTAGCGCCAACTGGTGCCACAGGTAACCTCGTTATTTGCTCCGGCGAAAGCACCACGTTAACAGCAGCCGGTGGATTTGCAGGCACTGGTGCTACAGCAGAATGGTTTACGGGTGCATGCGGAGGCACGCCTATTGGTACAGGTAACAGCATTACTGTTTCGCCCACGGGTACAACAACCTATTATGTACGTTATGCCGGTATTTGTAATGTTACCACCTGTGCTACTATAACGGTAATAGTAAAAAGTTTATCAACGGCGCCAACTATCAACGGCACAAACATTATCTGTATCGGAGGAAGTACTACATTGACGGCTTCTGGCGGAATACGGGGTACTGGTTCAATAGTAGAATGGTTTGCCGGCTCATGCGGAGGCACACCTATACAAACAGGAACAAATGCTATTACTGTATCGCCTGTTACCACCACCACTTATTATGCACGTTATAAAGGTGATTGCAATACCACCGAGTGTGCAATGCGAACAGTAACGGTAAATACGTTGTCCGTTGCACCAACGGGTGCATCAGGTAACCTCATTATTTGTGCTGACGAAAGTACCACCTTAACGATAGCAGGTGGAACAGCGGGAACTGGTGCTACAGCACAGTGGTTTGCCGGCTCATGCGCAAGCACGCTTATTGGAACGGGTAACAGTATTACTGTTTCGCCCACTGGCACAACCTCCTATTTTGTACGTTATGCCGGCATTTGCAATACCACTACCTGTGCATCAGTAACAGTAACGGTGAATACAGCCGCTTCAATTGTTGGACCGGGAAATCTCAATGTTGCGAATGCAGCCGGCCAATGCGGGGCAGCCGTTACTTACTCAAGTACAATTACAGGCAACCCTGCACCCGTAGTTACCTATCAGTTTTCGGGTGCTACCAATGGATCAGGTCCGGGCACTGGCAGTGGTTCCTTTTTTAACGTGGGCACAACTGATGTACTGCTGGTCGCTGAAAATGATTGCGGTGTCAGTAGAAGCACATTCTCAGTAACAGTTGCTGACAGTGAGCCGCCAACGGTTAACACGCAATCTGCAATCGTGTATCTGAATGCAGCAGGTACAGCAAGTGTAACAGTAGCCCAGATTGACAATGGATCAACCGACAACTGTGGTATTGCAACACGAACTTTGGATATAAGCAGCTTCACCTGTGCAAATGTTGGAGCGAACACGGTAACCTTAACAGTGAAAGATGTAAATGGAAATGAAGCAAGTGCAACAGCCACAATAACTGTTGTTGATGATATCAAACCAACAGTTAAAACCCAATCTGTAACCGTTTACCTGGATGCAAATGGCAACGCAAATGTAACGGCCGCACAAGTTGACAATGGTTCAACTGATAATTGCGCTATTGCCACACGAGTACTAAATATTACCAGCTTCACATGTGCCAATGTTGGAGCGAACACGGTTACATTAACAGTAAAAGATGTAAATGGAAATGAAGCCAGTGCAACAGCCACAGTAACAGTGGTTGACAATATAGCGCCAACAATCAGCAGTGTTAAAGCCAGTCCTTCATCACTCTGGCCTCCAAACCATAAAATGAAAGCCGTAACTGTAACAACCGTGAGCACCGATAATTGTGGCACACCCGATTGTAAGATCATCAGTGTAAGCAGTAACGAACCACAGGAAGGAACAGGTGATGATGATGTTGCAGGTGATTGGCAAATCACAAGCAATAATACCGTTAACCTGCGTGCAGAACGGTCTGGTTCGGGTAATGGTAGAATTTATACGATAACAGTTGAATGTAAAGATGCATCGGGCAACCCAACACAGTCAACAACCAATGTCATCGTAGCACATAATATTACTGCACCAATGAGTGGCTCGTCCTACAAAATCGGAAGCACCGTAAGTTTTGCGGGCACCTTCTGGGATGTACCAGGTAACAAGCACACCGCCCGTTGGGTAATTGATAACAGCACTGTTACAGGCCGAGTAACAGCCGAACCAAGTGGATTGAAAAACGGAACGGTTACCGGTAGTTATAAATTCAGCACAGCAGGTGTGTACAAACTGAAAATGGAAATCATCGATCAGAACGGTAATGTAAGCTATGCTAATACCAATGGCGATATGGATGCCATTGTGGTGATCTATGATCCAAACGGAGGCTATGCATTTGGTGGTGGTAAGTTTTACTCAGAGGCAGGAGCACAAACAGCCAACCCGTCCGCAAAGGGAATGGTGAGCTATGGCTTCCAGAGCAACTACTTCAAAACGGCTACTTATCCAAAAGGTGAAACACAACTGGAGTTTAAAGTAGGCGACTTCGAATTCAATGCGCTCAACTACGAGTACCTCGCCATCTCAGGAGCCAAAGCACAGTTCAGAGGAAGTGGCAAGATCACGAATGGACAAAGTGGTGTGAGCTTTATTATGACAGTTGTAGATGGTGAGTTAAATGGAACAGGCATTGATAAAATTCGTATGAAGATCTTCAATAAGAATACCGGTGAAGTGTTCTACGATAATCAACCGGGAGCAAGCGATGATATTGACCCAATAACGGTTGTAAAAGCGGGAAGCGTTGTTACCATCGTAAACCCTGATGCAACAAGTGGAGGCGGCAGTACAGGTGGTGGAGGTAAACCAACCAAACGTGAAGGTGAGTTTACAACCGAAACCTTCGAAGTCATCACCGCACCAAACCCGAGCGACAGTTACTTCACCTTAACCGTGAAAAGCAGTAACACAACCGATCGCATTTTGGTACGTGTAATGGATGAACTGGGCAGAGTGGTAGAACAAAAAGAAAATGTGATGTCTGGCACCACCATCCGCTTTGGTGATCGATACATTCCCGGTATGTACTTTATTATGGTACAACAAGGGAAGAATAGTAAGGCAGTAAAATTGATACGTCGATAA
- a CDS encoding vWA domain-containing protein → MQSYRKPLLAAVVILAAIVTVSAFNEPKKRKQVITQTQTQTQTQPHPSAVQTPSLQTQTQSAQNETLPPPTTDQKIQVAILLDVSNSMDGLIDQAKAQLWTMVNTLGRVHCDNKANPKIEIALYEYGTPRNDVRSGYIKQINNFITDLDSLSENLFALTTNGGDEYCGHVIFKSIQQLKWDANPNSYKVVFIAGNESFRQGNVSFTQACTEAKSKGVIVNTIYCGDRQQGIREYWNLVGECGNGSFSNINQDHKIEDIATPYDDEIFKLNEKLNGTYITYGARGQEYYSKQQQMDVANEAMSKKAAIKRAETKSNSKVYNNAGWDLVDRAGENEAEIEKIDKKTLPDSLQNKTTAQLKVIVNQKKKERAAIQTKIIALNQQRQQYINDQKKNGGGTTVSTLETEVERIISEQVKRFKMKVQ, encoded by the coding sequence ATGCAATCGTATCGCAAACCATTACTGGCTGCTGTAGTTATACTCGCAGCTATTGTTACCGTGTCAGCATTTAATGAACCTAAAAAACGTAAACAAGTAATTACACAAACACAAACACAAACTCAGACTCAACCACATCCTTCAGCCGTTCAAACACCATCTTTGCAAACGCAAACGCAATCGGCACAAAATGAAACACTTCCTCCTCCAACAACCGATCAAAAAATACAGGTCGCTATTTTGCTTGATGTAAGTAATAGTATGGATGGACTAATCGATCAGGCAAAAGCTCAACTCTGGACAATGGTGAATACACTCGGTCGTGTACATTGCGATAACAAAGCCAATCCAAAAATTGAAATTGCTTTGTATGAATATGGTACACCACGGAATGATGTGCGTAGTGGTTATATCAAACAGATCAATAATTTCATTACTGATCTTGATTCGCTTTCTGAAAATCTGTTTGCCTTAACTACCAATGGTGGTGATGAATATTGTGGCCATGTTATTTTCAAATCAATACAGCAACTAAAGTGGGATGCAAACCCCAATTCATACAAAGTTGTTTTTATTGCAGGGAATGAAAGTTTCCGCCAAGGCAATGTGAGTTTTACACAGGCTTGTACGGAAGCAAAAAGTAAAGGCGTGATCGTGAACACCATTTATTGCGGCGATCGTCAGCAGGGTATTCGTGAATACTGGAATCTGGTTGGGGAATGTGGTAACGGCAGCTTCAGCAACATCAACCAGGATCATAAGATCGAAGACATTGCGACACCTTATGATGATGAGATCTTTAAACTCAATGAGAAATTGAACGGCACTTATATCACCTATGGGGCAAGAGGTCAGGAGTACTATAGCAAGCAACAGCAAATGGATGTGGCGAATGAAGCTATGAGTAAAAAAGCTGCCATCAAACGTGCCGAAACAAAAAGTAATTCGAAAGTATATAACAATGCAGGTTGGGACCTGGTTGATCGTGCAGGAGAGAATGAAGCAGAAATTGAAAAGATCGACAAGAAAACATTACCCGACAGTTTACAGAACAAAACAACAGCACAACTGAAAGTGATCGTGAATCAAAAGAAGAAAGAACGTGCTGCTATTCAAACAAAGATCATTGCATTGAATCAGCAGCGTCAGCAATACATCAACGATCAGAAAAAGAATGGTGGTGGCACAACAGTTTCAACACTTGAAACAGAAGTGGAACGAATTATTAGCGAACAGGTAAAACGTTTCAAGATGAAGGTGCAGTAA
- a CDS encoding pyridoxal phosphate-dependent decarboxylase family protein yields MTTNREAAIEMNQEEFKQMGYKLIDSIADFISNIDQKPVTTGETPQQIQQLLGTASLPEQGTNASALLERATELMMNHSLLNGHPKFMGYITSSAAPIGALADLLAATVNPNVGANILSPMATAIEKQTVRWLAELIGVSPSYGGVLVSGGNMANFTAFLAARTAKAPKNLKAEGLAKAGAELVLYCPKTTHTWIEKAAVLFGHGMNAIRWIETDANNKMNNDVLIETIEADLQNGKKPFLVVGTAGDVSTGVVDDLKGIAAICKKYDLWFHIDGAYGIPAAVIPEQKELFAGIEDADSIALDPHKWLYSPLEAGCTLVKDPNHLIDTYSSHPVYYNFGNNDEALTQNFYEYGLQNSRGFRALKVWMMLQQVGRSGYIKMIDDDIQLSKLFFDLADQHPELEAVTQNLSITTLRYVPLNFENYSEVTATYLNKLNEALLNDLQQGGEVFLSNAVIAGKYCLRGCIVNFRTSKKDIEEIIEIIVKEGRKVQAQMKNEEPSMQL; encoded by the coding sequence ATGACCACTAACCGTGAAGCAGCCATTGAAATGAACCAGGAAGAGTTCAAACAAATGGGCTACAAATTAATTGACAGCATTGCTGATTTCATCAGCAACATTGATCAAAAACCAGTGACCACCGGCGAAACACCGCAACAGATTCAACAGTTATTAGGTACTGCCTCTTTACCTGAGCAAGGAACAAATGCCTCTGCGTTACTTGAGAGGGCAACCGAATTAATGATGAATCATTCACTGCTCAATGGTCATCCGAAATTCATGGGTTATATCACTTCGTCTGCTGCGCCAATTGGTGCATTGGCAGATTTACTTGCAGCAACTGTGAATCCGAATGTTGGCGCCAACATTTTAAGCCCCATGGCCACTGCTATTGAAAAGCAAACTGTACGATGGTTAGCGGAGTTGATTGGTGTTTCTCCATCGTATGGTGGTGTGTTGGTGAGTGGTGGCAATATGGCCAACTTCACTGCATTCCTTGCAGCAAGAACAGCCAAAGCACCAAAGAATTTGAAAGCGGAAGGTCTTGCAAAAGCCGGAGCTGAACTGGTATTGTATTGTCCAAAAACAACACATACATGGATCGAAAAAGCAGCGGTGTTATTTGGTCATGGTATGAATGCGATCCGTTGGATTGAGACGGATGCAAATAACAAAATGAACAACGATGTGCTGATCGAAACCATTGAAGCTGATCTGCAGAATGGCAAGAAACCATTCCTTGTAGTTGGTACTGCCGGCGATGTGAGCACCGGTGTTGTGGATGATCTGAAAGGCATTGCTGCTATTTGCAAAAAGTATGATCTGTGGTTTCATATTGATGGGGCTTATGGTATACCTGCTGCGGTTATTCCTGAACAAAAAGAATTATTTGCCGGCATTGAAGATGCGGATTCCATTGCACTTGATCCGCATAAATGGTTATACAGTCCGTTGGAAGCAGGCTGTACGTTAGTAAAAGATCCCAATCACTTGATCGATACTTACAGTTCGCATCCTGTTTATTACAATTTCGGCAATAATGATGAAGCTCTTACCCAAAACTTTTATGAGTATGGCTTACAGAACTCCCGTGGTTTCCGTGCATTGAAAGTCTGGATGATGTTGCAACAGGTAGGTCGCAGTGGTTATATCAAAATGATTGATGATGATATTCAATTATCGAAATTGTTTTTTGATTTAGCTGATCAGCATCCCGAGCTGGAAGCAGTAACACAAAACCTGAGCATTACTACGCTTCGTTATGTTCCATTGAATTTTGAAAACTACAGTGAAGTAACCGCAACCTATTTAAACAAACTGAACGAAGCATTGCTGAACGATCTGCAACAAGGCGGCGAGGTGTTCTTATCCAATGCAGTTATCGCCGGCAAGTATTGTTTACGAGGATGCATTGTCAACTTCCGTACATCAAAGAAAGATATTGAAGAGATCATTGAGATCATTGTAAAGGAAGGACGAAAAGTGCAGGCACAAATGAAGAATGAAGAACCAAGTATGCAGCTTTGA